The nucleotide window TGCAAGCAATGCGGCTTCATCGCCACCCGGCACCAGCCAACCATTTGAGCCCTCTTTGAGAAACTCCAATGCAGCCCCTGTCTGATCGGTCGAAATAACTGGCAGGCCGGAGGCAAGCGCCTCGATCGCGGCAAGCCCCCACCCGTCATAGTGGGAAGGAAAGCAGAAGATGTCCGCCTCCGCGTAAAACTGGGGTAAATTTCCCCAGGGTTGGAAACCTGCCCACTCCACCTGGCCAGCACAGTCAGCTAGGATAACCTTCAATTTTGGAACCAAGGGGCCATCTCCTACCAGCACCAGGCGGACATCCGGGTGGCTGGAGGCAAGACGGCTGAATGCGCGAGCCAGCTCCATCACTCCCTTGCGCGGGATCATAGCACCACAAAACAAGAATTGTTTCCCCTGAGGCTTTTCTCTTTTTTCGCAAACAAACCGGCTCAGATCCGAGAAGTAGGGAATGTCAAAATACTCATGTTCGGGACCAAACTCACTCAGGTAGCCTTCCACACCGAACTTGCCCACACCCCAGATTGGCGCAGGGCAGGCATGCAAAGGAGATAGCAGGAGTCTTCTTTGAAGCCTGCCGATGAGCCCCAGGTGCATGAATCCCGGCCGCTCTCCCCAAAACACCCACGGCATTCCAGCTGCAGCGCGTTTGCGGATGGCTCTCAACGCGAAAGGATGTGTAATAATTAAAGACTGCGACATCCGCTGCCATCAGCACTGCCATAGCACTTTTCGACAGTTCAGGTGTCTCATCCACTATCATGTGCGCATGAGACAGCGCAGGCTTGGCCCATTGCCTGGATCGATCATTGCTGGTGAGATAGACGACATCTAGACTGCATAGTCCAGACGCGTTGATCGCGTTGAAGAACTCCACCTGATACGGGGATGTGAGATGCGTCAGCACGGCGATTCGCAATCCCCGGCGCTGTTCCGGCTGCCTGGAGGCTGCCACATCGTCCCCGCTGGCAAAAACAGCACTTCCCGAGTCCACACCATTTTCCACCAGTGGACGTACAAAATCAGCAAACAGGCGACTTACCCGGGCATACCCAAACTGTTCACGAACGGCCTCTCGGAGTGCTCTCAGGCTGGAATATGAGTGGATTGGGGTAAGTGCGTTCCAATATCTGGCACGCGGTCTCTGCGATCTTCAAGGGATAGTTAGGATCAACCAAAGCGCCTAAAC belongs to Verrucomicrobiaceae bacterium and includes:
- a CDS encoding glycosyltransferase family 4 protein → MRAIRKRAAAGMPWVFWGERPGFMHLGLIGRLQRRLLLSPLHACPAPIWGVGKFGVEGYLSEFGPEHEYFDIPYFSDLSRFVCEKREKPQGKQFLFCGAMIPRKGVMELARAFSRLASSHPDVRLVLVGDGPLVPKLKVILADCAGQVEWAGFQPWGNLPQFYAEADIFCFPSHYDGWGLAAIEALASGLPVISTDQTGAALEFLKEGSNGWLVPGGDEAALLAAMKQAASLDSSQLDEMRRAARESVTDHSLESGAVRFIEAAQSAVSAWRKALQ